From a single Fulvivirga ulvae genomic region:
- a CDS encoding peptidase domain-containing ABC transporter, producing the protein MNNQHILNTLQRSSALLKQDFNENNLQEFSSTYRDYDSDNVQDFKRDLIEAGNRLRIIYLDNQLDENPFYGFISEVEIPIVAFALIEGKKYPVIFYSEKGKRYFEVIGEKSSSSTQLTDENWPDLYKDESGKVLFLGVFSYKSLVSDDPDEGENVKPYTPFKRLIRLLAEEKKDISYIYVYAVFIGIISLSLPLGIQAVVSLISGGVFFSSVYVLISLVIIGVLVGGGLQVMQVTLVEYLQRRVFIKAAFEFAFRVPRIKAEALLKHHAPELMNRFFDVLTIQKGLPKLLIDLSSGVIQIIFGLLLLSFYHPFFVFFGLFLLAALGGIFYATGNKGLSSSIKESKYKYQVVHWLEELARTINSFKLSGNTSLPMKRTDTNANNYLKYRKAHFSILIQQYSFIVLFKALVIGGVLIIGTILVVQREITLGQFVASEVIIILIVSSVEKIIMYMDVVYDVLTAVDKISQVTDLPLERSGGLTFPKGFNGGFEIKAKGLSYKFKDNHDYTLRKIDLLIKKGERVCIAGSGGSGKTVLTNVISGLLTDFQGAVTINNFSVRDLDLNNLRDRVGKNVSQEDIFEGTILDNVLLAKPYAKPEDAIWALEKVGALDDVNAMPQGLDTPVISGGKGLPSSLVNRLILARCLAKHPSLLILNDFFSGFSRPERMALMTMLIQPENPWTMWVVSNDPLVMAACDRIIVLSKGKLAAQGTFDELANNGALKDILN; encoded by the coding sequence ATGAATAATCAACACATATTAAATACACTGCAAAGATCTTCTGCTTTATTAAAGCAGGACTTTAATGAGAATAACCTTCAGGAATTCAGTAGTACATATCGCGATTATGATAGCGATAATGTTCAGGATTTTAAGCGTGATCTTATTGAAGCAGGTAACAGGCTAAGGATCATATATCTCGATAATCAATTGGATGAAAACCCTTTTTATGGATTTATAAGTGAAGTTGAGATTCCAATTGTTGCTTTTGCCTTAATTGAAGGGAAAAAGTATCCTGTTATTTTTTATAGTGAGAAGGGGAAAAGATACTTTGAAGTTATCGGAGAAAAAAGTAGTAGCTCAACACAATTGACTGATGAAAATTGGCCTGATTTGTATAAGGATGAATCAGGAAAGGTGCTTTTTTTAGGTGTTTTTTCATATAAAAGTCTTGTCAGTGATGATCCTGATGAGGGGGAAAATGTCAAACCCTACACACCATTTAAGCGGCTGATACGTTTGCTGGCCGAAGAAAAGAAAGACATTTCCTATATCTATGTGTATGCTGTTTTTATAGGTATAATAAGCCTGTCGCTTCCATTAGGTATTCAGGCGGTTGTTTCGCTGATCTCAGGCGGTGTATTTTTTAGTTCTGTTTACGTCCTTATATCATTAGTCATTATAGGAGTACTTGTAGGAGGGGGGCTGCAAGTTATGCAGGTAACACTTGTTGAATACCTTCAGCGGCGTGTATTCATAAAGGCTGCCTTTGAATTTGCTTTCCGTGTTCCGCGCATTAAAGCAGAGGCTCTTTTAAAACACCATGCCCCTGAGCTAATGAATAGATTTTTTGATGTACTTACTATTCAAAAAGGATTGCCCAAACTGCTAATCGATCTTTCATCAGGTGTTATTCAAATTATTTTCGGGTTACTTCTGCTATCGTTTTATCACCCGTTCTTTGTTTTCTTCGGGCTCTTCCTGCTGGCTGCGCTCGGAGGTATTTTCTATGCTACCGGTAATAAGGGTCTGTCGTCATCTATAAAGGAGTCCAAATACAAATATCAGGTTGTGCATTGGCTTGAAGAACTGGCGCGTACAATCAATAGCTTTAAATTGTCAGGTAACACCAGCCTGCCCATGAAGCGTACTGATACAAATGCAAATAATTATCTGAAATACAGGAAAGCCCACTTTAGCATCTTGATTCAACAGTATTCCTTTATTGTACTTTTTAAAGCACTGGTTATTGGTGGAGTTTTAATTATCGGCACCATACTGGTGGTACAGAGAGAAATCACCCTCGGTCAGTTTGTCGCTTCCGAAGTAATTATAATTCTGATTGTCAGTAGTGTAGAGAAGATCATCATGTATATGGATGTAGTCTACGATGTCCTGACTGCTGTAGATAAGATATCTCAGGTTACAGATCTGCCTTTGGAGCGTAGCGGAGGCCTTACTTTCCCGAAGGGTTTTAATGGTGGTTTTGAGATCAAAGCAAAGGGATTGTCATATAAATTTAAGGATAACCACGATTATACATTAAGAAAAATAGACCTATTAATTAAAAAAGGGGAAAGAGTGTGTATTGCCGGTTCCGGCGGTTCAGGAAAGACAGTGTTGACCAATGTAATTTCAGGTTTGCTCACTGACTTTCAAGGGGCAGTCACAATCAACAATTTCTCAGTACGAGACCTGGACCTCAATAACCTCAGGGACAGGGTGGGGAAAAATGTGTCGCAGGAGGATATTTTTGAGGGCACAATACTGGATAATGTACTGCTGGCCAAACCCTACGCCAAACCGGAAGATGCCATTTGGGCCCTGGAGAAAGTAGGTGCGCTTGATGACGTAAATGCCATGCCTCAGGGACTGGACACTCCGGTAATTAGCGGAGGCAAGGGATTGCCCAGTAGCCTGGTAAACAGGCTTATACTGGCGAGATGCCTTGCCAAACATCCTTCACTGCTTATCCTTAACGATTTTTTCAGTGGGTTCAGCAGACCAGAGCGAATGGCACTGATGACGATGCTTATCCAGCCGGAGAACCCATGGACGATGTGGGTGGTGTCCAATGATCCGCTGGTGATGGCAGCATGTGACAGAATAATTGTGCTGAGCAAAGGTAAACTTGCGGCGCAGGGCACATTTGATGAATTGGCTAATAATGGTGCACTTAAAGATATTCTGAATTGA
- the paaN gene encoding phenylacetic acid degradation protein PaaN, with protein MSLFEKHKDILNKSIEALHKRGFFAAYPEHPSPQVYGETADEDGRKKFQGSMGKKFEELQQGAAANWVGVEESPYLQEALNIQYPAYPIETLVENANKAFHQWRKVDVEDRAGILIESLERIKERFFEIAYATMHTTGQGYMMAFQASGPHAADRALEAIATGYEELKRFPSGVIWDKPMGKYNIKLDKEWRAVPKGIGLVIGCSTFPTWNSVPGIYASLITGNPVIVKPHPGAILPIAIFVAEIQKVLVENNLDPNICQLAVDSYDKMISKDLAEHKDVKVIDFTGNSEFGSYLERLEGKAVFTEKTGVNSAILDSVDDVDKVAANLAFSLTLYSGQMCTAPQNFYIPKDGINTPNGKVSFDEFAQKLVDNINGLVDNPKAGPFVLGTIQNKRTCDRVDEAKNMGGKVWLESRSIENPMFKNARISTPVLIEVDAADKEKFSKELFGPIGLLIKTNDTDHSVALAREMALDHGAISCGAYTNDPDVKEKIADEMALAATPVSFNLVGGIYMNQNAGFSDFHVTGGNPAGNASFTNPEYVVKRFTWVGHREPAKV; from the coding sequence ATGAGTTTATTCGAAAAACATAAAGATATTTTAAATAAATCTATTGAAGCTCTTCATAAAAGAGGTTTTTTTGCAGCCTATCCTGAACACCCTTCACCACAAGTGTATGGAGAAACTGCGGACGAAGACGGGCGTAAGAAATTTCAGGGCTCAATGGGTAAGAAATTTGAGGAGCTACAGCAAGGTGCCGCTGCAAACTGGGTAGGAGTGGAAGAGTCGCCCTACCTTCAGGAGGCGCTCAATATTCAATACCCCGCATACCCTATTGAAACCCTGGTAGAAAATGCAAATAAAGCCTTCCACCAATGGAGGAAAGTAGATGTTGAGGATAGAGCGGGAATATTGATTGAGTCACTAGAGAGGATAAAAGAGCGCTTTTTTGAAATAGCCTACGCTACCATGCATACCACCGGACAAGGCTATATGATGGCTTTTCAGGCTTCGGGACCGCATGCTGCAGACAGGGCACTTGAGGCTATAGCAACAGGGTACGAGGAGCTGAAAAGGTTTCCAAGCGGGGTTATATGGGATAAGCCCATGGGCAAATACAATATTAAACTGGATAAAGAATGGAGAGCAGTGCCTAAAGGAATAGGACTTGTTATAGGCTGTTCGACTTTTCCTACCTGGAATTCAGTACCCGGAATATATGCAAGTCTGATCACGGGAAATCCGGTAATTGTAAAACCTCATCCCGGGGCAATTTTGCCTATAGCCATTTTTGTTGCGGAGATTCAGAAAGTACTTGTTGAAAACAATCTTGACCCTAACATTTGTCAACTGGCTGTTGATAGCTACGACAAAATGATCTCCAAAGACCTTGCGGAGCACAAAGATGTTAAAGTGATTGACTTTACAGGTAACTCGGAGTTTGGAAGCTACCTTGAAAGGCTGGAGGGAAAAGCTGTATTTACAGAGAAGACAGGTGTTAATTCTGCTATTCTGGATTCTGTTGACGATGTAGATAAAGTGGCTGCCAATCTGGCTTTCTCATTGACACTGTATTCAGGACAAATGTGTACCGCACCACAGAACTTTTATATTCCCAAAGACGGTATTAACACACCCAATGGTAAGGTCAGTTTTGATGAATTCGCTCAAAAGCTTGTAGATAATATTAACGGGTTGGTAGATAACCCAAAGGCAGGGCCGTTTGTGTTAGGTACTATACAAAATAAGAGGACATGTGACCGGGTAGATGAAGCCAAAAACATGGGAGGAAAAGTATGGCTGGAGTCGCGAAGTATTGAAAACCCAATGTTTAAAAACGCAAGAATCTCAACCCCGGTACTAATTGAAGTAGATGCGGCTGATAAAGAAAAATTCAGCAAGGAACTCTTTGGACCGATAGGCTTACTCATTAAAACAAATGATACTGACCACTCCGTTGCTTTGGCCAGAGAGATGGCTTTAGATCATGGAGCAATCTCTTGTGGTGCCTATACCAATGATCCGGATGTAAAGGAAAAAATAGCAGATGAAATGGCTCTTGCAGCTACACCGGTGTCATTTAACCTGGTGGGAGGTATTTATATGAACCAAAACGCAGGCTTTAGCGATTTCCATGTCACGGGAGGGAACCCTGCCGGTAATGCTTCTTTCACTAACCCTGAGTATGTGGTTAAAAGGTTTACCTGGGTGGGTCACAGAGAGCCTGCGAAGGTTTAG
- a CDS encoding sulfite exporter TauE/SafE family protein, protein MDALDFIVLIGTGLAAGFINTVAGGGSLLSLPILIFMGLPPAVANASNRVAIFSQNIFGVLGFKSKGVSAYPYSLYLGISAFFGAIIGAKISVKLDDELFNKIIAIVMVLVVLATVFSRKTVTGTSAERTDTKSTITGVIIFFFVGIYGGFIQAGVGFLIMAALTGINRFTLVKTNSAKVLVVFIYTLSSLGVFILEGVIDWYYGLTLVVGNSAGAWIGSRWSVKSGDKWIKRVLVVMVIGLAIKLWFF, encoded by the coding sequence ATGGATGCACTTGACTTTATTGTTCTTATAGGTACCGGTTTAGCTGCCGGTTTTATTAATACTGTTGCCGGCGGAGGATCACTGCTTAGCCTGCCGATTTTGATATTTATGGGGTTACCGCCTGCTGTGGCGAATGCTTCCAACCGTGTTGCTATATTCTCTCAGAACATATTTGGCGTGCTGGGCTTTAAATCCAAAGGTGTATCGGCTTATCCTTATAGCCTCTATCTGGGTATTTCTGCTTTCTTCGGCGCAATAATAGGCGCTAAAATATCGGTAAAGCTGGATGATGAGCTATTTAATAAAATCATTGCTATCGTTATGGTATTAGTCGTACTGGCTACAGTTTTTAGCAGAAAAACCGTAACTGGAACAAGTGCCGAACGGACTGATACAAAATCCACAATAACAGGTGTCATCATTTTCTTTTTTGTAGGAATTTATGGTGGATTTATCCAGGCTGGCGTAGGCTTTCTGATCATGGCCGCTTTAACCGGGATCAACAGATTTACGCTTGTAAAAACAAATAGTGCAAAAGTCCTGGTTGTTTTTATTTACACACTCTCTTCTCTGGGGGTTTTCATTCTCGAAGGCGTTATCGACTGGTATTATGGCCTTACCCTGGTGGTTGGCAATTCCGCCGGCGCCTGGATCGGCAGCCGTTGGTCTGTCAAAAGTGGCGATAAGTGGATTAAAAGGGTTCTTGTAGTAATGGTCATTGGCTTGGCAATTAAGCTATGGTTCTTTTAG
- a CDS encoding TolC family protein has protein sequence MKSNIIIYTLCFLSVAGMAQPADSVVFTYADFHQLVIEHHPIVKQAKLLSEQAAQDVRMSRGNFDPKIEATWSKKSFKDTEYYNTFKGALKIPVWFPVNPEIGVEQNSGEYLNPEKYISETSDHRQVYGGVSVSVGRGLFIDERRAVVKQALVFQEMAEYEQVKLINKLLLTASVDYWEWYNAYNNFKLAEQGISIARDIFDRTRMAFQYGEAAAIDTVQAFITWQKRKIEFQQADVEQTNAALQLSNHLWTASGIPLELQGGAVPEVVVLTQTSEEELARLLDLARNNHPELRKLELKNEVLQIDQRLARENLKPRLDVGYYLLDQPFNANGDKTDVSLDNNYKVGLNFSFPLFLRKERAKISQAELKISDNNYERDYRERELINEINSHYNELVNTIQIVENQRLMVAGYNAVVIAERLNLQNGESDLFKLNLQLDKLIEARSKLLKLNTTYKKNEAYLYWSAGISLGENL, from the coding sequence ATGAAAAGTAATATCATTATTTATACGCTTTGCTTTTTATCTGTAGCCGGTATGGCTCAACCTGCTGATAGTGTCGTTTTTACCTATGCTGATTTTCATCAGCTGGTCATTGAGCACCATCCGATTGTTAAACAAGCAAAGCTACTATCAGAGCAGGCGGCACAGGACGTAAGAATGAGCCGTGGAAATTTTGACCCTAAAATAGAAGCAACCTGGAGTAAGAAGTCATTTAAAGACACTGAATACTACAATACATTTAAAGGAGCTTTAAAAATACCAGTCTGGTTCCCTGTTAATCCCGAGATCGGGGTAGAGCAAAACTCCGGAGAATACCTTAACCCTGAGAAGTACATTTCAGAGACCTCTGATCATCGTCAGGTTTATGGAGGAGTGTCTGTATCAGTAGGCAGAGGTTTGTTTATCGATGAACGTAGAGCGGTAGTGAAACAGGCACTTGTTTTTCAGGAGATGGCTGAATACGAACAGGTCAAACTTATTAATAAACTGTTGCTGACCGCCTCGGTAGATTATTGGGAGTGGTATAATGCCTACAATAATTTCAAACTGGCAGAGCAAGGTATAAGTATAGCCAGGGATATATTTGATCGTACCCGAATGGCGTTTCAATATGGTGAAGCTGCCGCTATTGATACTGTGCAGGCATTTATAACGTGGCAAAAAAGAAAAATAGAGTTTCAACAGGCAGATGTTGAGCAAACCAATGCAGCACTGCAACTTTCCAATCACTTATGGACGGCCTCTGGTATCCCTCTTGAATTACAGGGAGGTGCTGTGCCTGAAGTAGTAGTGCTTACACAAACATCCGAAGAAGAACTTGCCCGATTACTGGATCTGGCCAGGAATAACCATCCTGAACTGCGAAAGCTGGAGCTTAAAAATGAAGTACTTCAAATAGATCAAAGGCTTGCCCGGGAAAACCTGAAACCCCGGCTCGATGTGGGATATTACCTGCTCGACCAGCCATTTAATGCTAACGGTGATAAAACCGATGTAAGCCTGGATAACAATTACAAAGTAGGGCTGAATTTTTCATTTCCCCTTTTTCTGCGAAAGGAGCGGGCCAAAATTAGCCAGGCAGAACTAAAAATTAGCGATAATAACTATGAGCGTGATTATCGCGAGAGAGAGCTGATCAATGAGATCAACAGTCATTATAACGAGTTGGTTAATACCATTCAGATTGTGGAGAACCAGCGTCTAATGGTGGCGGGTTATAATGCTGTAGTAATAGCCGAAAGATTAAATCTGCAAAATGGAGAAAGTGACCTCTTTAAACTCAACCTGCAGTTGGATAAACTGATCGAGGCAAGGAGTAAATTACTTAAACTCAATACAACCTACAAAAAGAATGAAGCCTACCTGTATTGGTCAGCAGGGATTAGTCTTGGAGAAAACCTGTAA
- a CDS encoding VOC family protein: MKNQIGRMVILVEDYDQALNFYQSNFGFNILHDVTTDVGQRFLHIGTGKTDALGIWFLKADGKKGKERIGSQTAGQPALVIYTDTLKELYNKLKDNGVKMKTELVITPEYKFFHCFDLYGNEIVVVQLD, encoded by the coding sequence ATGAAAAATCAAATTGGAAGAATGGTCATTCTGGTAGAAGACTATGATCAGGCACTTAATTTTTATCAATCAAACTTTGGGTTCAATATCCTTCACGATGTTACGACAGATGTAGGTCAGCGCTTTTTACATATAGGTACTGGTAAAACGGATGCCTTAGGAATCTGGTTTTTAAAAGCGGATGGAAAAAAGGGAAAAGAAAGAATTGGTAGTCAAACGGCAGGCCAGCCTGCTTTGGTTATTTATACCGATACACTTAAGGAGCTGTATAACAAGTTAAAGGACAATGGAGTGAAAATGAAAACAGAGCTCGTGATTACCCCGGAATATAAATTTTTTCATTGCTTCGATCTATATGGCAATGAAATAGTAGTGGTTCAACTGGATTAG
- a CDS encoding TetR/AcrR family transcriptional regulator, with translation MSRLVLQLLMIVLLSKIEVVIMTALKLHMNNNLYVRDPQDTELGRKILEVSIEMIDELGFEKFTFRKLAARIESAEPSIYRYFENKHRLLVYLIAWYWNWLEYRIDFSTQNITEPGEKLKIAIELLAQRKPKDPLFASIDEAALYRIVIAESDKTYLTKQVDDDNKEGLFLGFKSLCKKIAGYVQLINPKYEFPHTLVSTLMQMAHQQLFFSDHLPSLTEIGKTSENKYEMNKRFLTDMVFKTIDASE, from the coding sequence ATGAGTCGTTTAGTATTACAGTTATTAATGATAGTATTGCTATCAAAAATAGAAGTAGTAATAATGACAGCATTAAAGCTCCACATGAATAACAACCTGTACGTGCGAGACCCGCAAGATACAGAGCTGGGAAGGAAAATCCTGGAGGTAAGCATTGAAATGATAGATGAACTGGGGTTTGAAAAATTCACTTTTAGAAAGCTTGCTGCCAGAATAGAGTCTGCTGAGCCTTCAATTTACCGGTATTTTGAGAATAAGCATCGTTTACTGGTCTATCTCATAGCCTGGTACTGGAACTGGCTGGAGTACCGGATTGACTTCAGCACCCAAAACATAACGGAGCCGGGCGAAAAACTGAAGATAGCAATTGAACTCCTGGCGCAAAGGAAACCAAAGGATCCTCTATTTGCCTCCATTGATGAGGCAGCCCTTTATAGAATAGTAATAGCAGAATCAGACAAAACTTATCTGACAAAACAGGTGGATGATGATAATAAAGAAGGCCTGTTTTTGGGATTCAAATCTCTGTGTAAAAAGATAGCAGGATATGTTCAGCTTATCAATCCCAAATATGAATTTCCACATACCCTGGTGAGTACACTGATGCAAATGGCCCATCAGCAGTTGTTTTTTTCTGATCATTTGCCTTCACTTACAGAGATCGGAAAGACTTCTGAAAATAAATACGAAATGAATAAAAGATTTTTAACGGATATGGTTTTTAAGACAATTGATGCTTCCGAATAA
- a CDS encoding SDR family oxidoreductase produces MNIKNKVIWITGASSGIGEALAYALARKGARLILSSRRRDELERVRTSCEGKEERIQVLPLDLGQRDTLRLTTEAAIQMFGHIDILINNGGVSQRALAKDTTPEVDRRLMEVNYFGTVELTKHLLPHFINRKAGHYVVVTSLVGKFGTPYRSGYSASKHALHGFFDSLRAEIYSSNIKVTMVCPGFIKTNVSINALTEKGEKLNQMDNAQAKGMPADVFAKKMIRAIESGKNEVYIGGREVYGVYLKRFLPGLFARVVRKARVR; encoded by the coding sequence ATGAATATTAAAAACAAAGTTATCTGGATTACGGGAGCTTCATCAGGTATCGGGGAAGCACTTGCCTATGCTTTAGCAAGAAAAGGTGCCAGGCTGATACTTTCTTCCAGAAGAAGAGATGAACTTGAACGTGTCAGAACTTCATGTGAGGGGAAGGAAGAGCGTATTCAGGTTCTGCCACTTGATCTGGGGCAACGTGACACTTTGAGACTAACCACCGAGGCCGCCATCCAGATGTTTGGTCATATAGATATATTGATCAATAATGGTGGCGTTAGCCAGCGCGCTTTGGCCAAAGATACCACTCCGGAAGTTGACCGGAGGCTTATGGAGGTCAACTATTTCGGGACGGTGGAGCTTACCAAACATCTTCTCCCGCATTTTATAAACCGTAAAGCAGGCCACTATGTAGTTGTGACGAGCCTCGTGGGGAAATTCGGAACCCCTTACCGGTCTGGATACAGCGCTTCCAAGCATGCTTTACATGGCTTTTTTGATTCATTACGAGCGGAAATATACAGTAGCAACATTAAGGTTACCATGGTCTGTCCGGGTTTTATTAAAACCAATGTTTCTATCAATGCGCTAACTGAAAAAGGAGAAAAACTTAATCAGATGGACAATGCCCAGGCCAAGGGTATGCCGGCAGATGTGTTTGCCAAAAAAATGATCAGGGCAATTGAATCGGGCAAAAACGAGGTTTACATTGGAGGCAGAGAGGTTTATGGTGTTTATCTCAAAAGATTTTTACCCGGGCTCTTTGCACGTGTAGTACGAAAAGCACGGGTAAGATAA
- a CDS encoding HlyD family secretion protein: MLNLSSISIKKRVNEDELYTLKTLKTPDAGKVLAKWLLGFMVIFIICLFLPWQQNIRGEGKVTALTPQNRPQTVESAIAGRIKEWKVMEGEYVKQGDTILTLSEIKDKYFDPDLLKRLEEQRTAKGNALEAKRDKAEALRDQLAALREALDVKLNQARNKYLQARLKLTSDSVDFQAEKVRYANFENQYERNKVLYEAGNIALTKFQDIESKLQESKMKLVSAENKFLQSKAEVINAKINIAGVNAEYGDKINKAESDRNATLSQVYEAEAELSKLKNEIANMQIRSQQYHLQAPQSGYIVQALKAGIGETIKEGEPVVSVIPESLDKAVELYVKAMDVPLISTGRKVRIEFDGWPALQFSGWPSVSVGSFGGIVKIIDRVNTKNGKFRILITPDPDDEEWPEQVRLGSGAKGWIMLDDVPLWYEIWRQLNGFPPSLYESQTESEEKKNEK, translated from the coding sequence ATGCTGAACTTATCATCTATATCAATAAAAAAGCGGGTAAATGAGGATGAACTTTATACCCTCAAAACTCTCAAAACCCCTGATGCGGGTAAGGTATTGGCAAAATGGCTGCTGGGCTTTATGGTTATCTTTATAATTTGCCTTTTTCTGCCCTGGCAACAAAACATAAGGGGTGAAGGTAAAGTAACTGCCCTTACACCTCAGAATCGGCCTCAGACAGTCGAAAGTGCAATAGCCGGAAGGATCAAAGAATGGAAGGTAATGGAGGGAGAGTACGTTAAGCAAGGAGATACTATCCTCACTCTTTCGGAAATAAAAGATAAGTACTTTGACCCTGACCTCCTGAAGCGTCTTGAGGAACAACGTACAGCTAAGGGCAATGCTCTGGAGGCTAAGCGCGATAAAGCTGAAGCTTTGCGAGATCAATTGGCAGCATTGAGGGAGGCGCTTGATGTAAAACTAAATCAGGCCAGAAATAAGTACTTGCAGGCCAGGCTCAAGCTGACCAGCGACAGTGTGGATTTTCAGGCTGAGAAGGTCAGGTATGCCAACTTTGAAAACCAGTACGAACGAAATAAGGTGCTCTATGAGGCCGGCAACATAGCACTTACCAAATTTCAGGATATTGAATCAAAACTGCAGGAAAGTAAAATGAAGCTCGTTTCGGCTGAGAATAAATTTCTTCAAAGCAAGGCCGAAGTGATCAATGCGAAAATTAATATAGCAGGAGTTAATGCAGAGTACGGAGATAAAATTAATAAAGCAGAATCTGATAGAAACGCTACACTTTCCCAAGTCTATGAGGCTGAAGCGGAGCTGTCCAAGCTGAAAAATGAAATTGCAAATATGCAGATTCGCAGCCAGCAATATCATCTTCAGGCACCTCAAAGCGGGTACATTGTACAAGCCCTCAAAGCCGGCATAGGAGAAACTATCAAAGAAGGAGAACCTGTAGTTTCTGTTATTCCTGAGTCTTTAGACAAAGCCGTTGAGCTTTATGTAAAGGCCATGGATGTGCCGCTTATATCCACCGGCAGAAAAGTGAGAATAGAATTTGACGGATGGCCGGCGTTGCAGTTCTCAGGCTGGCCCAGTGTTTCTGTAGGTTCCTTTGGAGGAATAGTGAAAATAATAGACAGGGTGAATACAAAAAACGGAAAGTTCAGGATACTGATCACACCGGACCCGGATGATGAAGAATGGCCGGAACAGGTGAGATTAGGCTCTGGTGCCAAAGGATGGATTATGCTTGATGATGTGCCGCTTTGGTATGAGATCTGGCGACAGCTCAACGGATTTCCTCCCAGCCTTTATGAAAGTCAAACAGAGTCAGAAGAAAAGAAGAATGAAAAGTAA
- a CDS encoding MaoC family dehydratase — MNKLVIGSFDEFEKYLGQELGVSDYLKITQEQINKFAEATLDPQWIHIDPERAATESPFKSTIAHGYLTLAVAPYLWKQIAEFENVKMMINYGIEKLKFNQPVLVNSEVRLRAKLQSLLNLRGVTKAQLDIELEIKDNKKPAFTGSLIFLYHFE, encoded by the coding sequence ATGAATAAATTAGTAATTGGTAGCTTTGACGAGTTTGAAAAGTACCTGGGACAGGAGTTGGGGGTGTCTGATTACCTGAAAATAACCCAGGAGCAAATCAATAAATTCGCCGAAGCTACACTTGATCCGCAATGGATACACATTGACCCCGAAAGGGCTGCTACCGAAAGCCCTTTTAAAAGCACTATAGCGCATGGGTATCTAACCCTTGCTGTTGCTCCATACCTCTGGAAACAAATAGCCGAATTTGAGAATGTTAAAATGATGATCAACTATGGCATTGAAAAATTAAAATTCAATCAGCCTGTGCTGGTTAACAGTGAAGTAAGGCTTAGAGCCAAACTGCAATCACTGCTTAACCTTCGAGGGGTTACAAAAGCACAATTGGATATCGAACTGGAGATAAAGGACAACAAAAAACCAGCTTTCACAGGTTCACTGATCTTTTTGTATCATTTTGAGTAG
- a CDS encoding dihydrofolate reductase, with protein MKISMIAAVAENNVIGKDNDLVWNLPDDMKFFMSKTSGHHVIMGRKNYESIPQKFRPLPNRTNIVMTRQKSLKIEGTHVVHNLEEALQLAKANDEDEVFIIGGGEIYKLGLDVADIMYLTEIKASFDGDAFFPEFDHSQWEETERIHHSTDEKHAYEFDFVTYKRK; from the coding sequence ATGAAGATATCAATGATCGCTGCTGTAGCAGAGAATAATGTTATAGGTAAGGATAACGACCTCGTGTGGAACCTACCGGATGACATGAAGTTTTTTATGAGTAAAACCTCAGGGCACCATGTAATTATGGGTAGGAAAAATTATGAATCTATTCCTCAAAAATTCCGCCCGTTACCCAACCGCACCAACATAGTAATGACTCGACAAAAGTCTCTTAAAATAGAGGGTACACATGTAGTACACAACCTGGAAGAAGCCCTTCAACTGGCCAAAGCCAATGATGAAGACGAGGTTTTTATTATCGGAGGCGGTGAGATCTACAAATTGGGGCTTGATGTAGCTGATATCATGTATCTTACCGAAATAAAAGCTTCATTTGATGGAGATGCCTTCTTTCCTGAATTTGATCATTCCCAATGGGAAGAAACTGAACGCATCCATCATAGTACGGATGAGAAACATGCATATGAGTTTGACTTCGTAACTTACAAAAGGAAGTGA